A region from the uncultured Holophaga sp. genome encodes:
- a CDS encoding lysine exporter LysO family protein gives MSMGILLLFLLAGGVSGWLLRERSGFLTRVRTLTQYCLWALLFLMGARLAQARAVFSREPQVLLWAVGSTLLLALVMATIFSLLRVLGLVSGRGPAAEGPTSAHGSHPFRTVLVNGAWLAGGWIALLLAVRVSGSSPSLTAATTGLLDLLLLLIGFDLGAESHRLEWRDLGPSALAAPFLNILLSLLCGMLFARLRGMPLREGLLLYSGLGWYSLAPVMIASHGLALLSALAFIHNLFRELVAILTAPLAARLSPHLPIYLGGATTMDVMLPFVQRYSGRNCTLASFFSGLVCSLAVAPLVRLFLG, from the coding sequence ATGAGCATGGGCATCCTGCTGCTCTTCCTTCTGGCCGGAGGTGTCTCCGGCTGGCTGCTCCGGGAGCGTTCAGGGTTTCTGACCCGGGTCCGCACCCTCACCCAATACTGCCTCTGGGCCCTGCTCTTCCTCATGGGGGCCCGGCTGGCCCAGGCCCGTGCGGTGTTCTCCCGGGAGCCCCAGGTCCTCCTCTGGGCCGTGGGATCGACCCTGCTCCTGGCCCTGGTGATGGCGACCATCTTCTCACTCCTCCGGGTCCTGGGCCTGGTCAGCGGCCGCGGCCCTGCCGCAGAGGGGCCCACTTCAGCCCATGGCAGCCATCCCTTCAGGACGGTACTGGTCAACGGTGCCTGGCTGGCGGGAGGCTGGATCGCCCTCTTGCTTGCCGTCCGGGTCTCGGGCAGCTCGCCCTCCCTCACCGCGGCCACCACGGGACTGCTGGACCTGCTGCTCCTCCTCATCGGCTTTGACCTGGGCGCGGAGTCCCACCGGCTGGAGTGGCGGGACCTGGGACCATCCGCCCTGGCCGCCCCCTTCCTGAACATCCTCCTCTCCCTCCTCTGCGGCATGCTCTTCGCCCGGCTCCGGGGCATGCCCCTACGGGAGGGCCTCCTGCTCTACTCAGGCCTCGGCTGGTATTCGCTGGCCCCGGTGATGATCGCAAGTCACGGACTGGCACTCCTCTCGGCCTTGGCTTTCATCCATAACCTCTTCCGGGAGCTGGTGGCCATCCTGACGGCCCCCCTGGCGGCCCGCTTGAGCCCCCACCTGCCCATCTACCTGGGCGGCGCCACCACCATGGATGTCATGCTTCCCTTCGTCCAGCGCTATTCCGGACGCAACTGCACCCTGGCCTCTTTCTTCTCAGGCCTGGTCTGCAGTCTGGCGGTCGCCCCTCTGGTGAGGCTCTTCCTGGGATAA
- a CDS encoding ribose-phosphate pyrophosphokinase: MFGEMKVFSGTSHPELAASIASRIGMPLGKARITRFSNENIKVKIEESVREADVFVVQTSAPPVSDSFLEMLIMIDALKFASAARITAVLPYFPYARSDKKDEARISITSRLVADLLQTAGADRVLTMTLHAPQTLGFFRVPADQLSANPILVQHFRNSDISNSVVVATDAGAAKLAGSFAKRLTLPMAIIDKRRFDDSEQAQSVALIGDVKGKDAIVFDDEIATGGSIKEAAKILRQFGAKTVRVGVTHAVFSGNAYDTLATAELDELVVSDTIPIPQEKRGLIPSLRVLSTGALFGDAILRIHGGRSVSEILES; this comes from the coding sequence ATGTTCGGAGAAATGAAGGTCTTTTCGGGTACCAGCCACCCAGAGCTGGCGGCGTCCATCGCCTCCCGCATCGGGATGCCCCTCGGCAAGGCCCGCATCACACGCTTCTCCAACGAGAACATCAAGGTGAAGATCGAAGAGAGCGTCCGCGAGGCCGATGTCTTCGTCGTCCAGACCAGTGCTCCTCCCGTCAGTGACAGCTTCCTCGAGATGCTGATCATGATCGATGCCCTGAAGTTCGCCTCCGCTGCCCGCATCACCGCGGTTCTCCCGTACTTCCCCTATGCCCGCAGTGACAAGAAGGACGAGGCGCGCATTTCCATCACCTCCCGCCTGGTGGCCGACCTGCTCCAGACCGCTGGAGCGGACCGTGTGCTGACCATGACCCTGCACGCCCCCCAGACCCTGGGATTCTTCCGGGTGCCTGCGGACCAGCTCTCGGCCAACCCTATCCTTGTCCAGCACTTCCGGAACTCCGACATCTCCAACAGCGTGGTGGTCGCCACCGATGCCGGCGCCGCCAAGCTGGCCGGCTCCTTCGCCAAGCGCCTCACACTGCCCATGGCCATCATCGACAAGCGCCGCTTCGATGACAGCGAGCAGGCCCAGAGCGTGGCCCTCATCGGCGATGTGAAGGGCAAGGATGCCATTGTCTTCGATGATGAGATCGCCACGGGCGGATCCATCAAGGAGGCCGCCAAGATCCTCCGCCAGTTCGGCGCGAAGACGGTCCGTGTGGGCGTCACCCATGCCGTCTTCTCCGGCAACGCCTACGACACCCTGGCCACCGCCGAGCTGGATGAGCTGGTGGTCTCCGACACCATCCCCATCCCCCAGGAGAAGCGCGGCCTGATCCCCAGCCTGCGGGTCCTGAGCACAGGTGCCCTCTTCGGCGATGCCATCCTCCGCATCCACGGTGGCCGCAGCGTCAGCGAGATCCTCGAGTCCTAG
- the murA gene encoding UDP-N-acetylglucosamine 1-carboxyvinyltransferase: MDRLVVEGGTPLRGRVPVSGAKNAALPCIAAALLTDQPVTLRHLPAVSDIRTMVRVLQAMGTEAEIQPDDEGFEFSATLRAAGPDDGEPKAPYELLKTMRAGFFVLGPTLARFGKASVSLPGGCAIGARPVNLHLEALERMGAELRIDRGYVEARVPAGRLKGIDHTFEKVSVGATENVLMAATLAQGTTVLRNAAREPEIGDLARLLIAMGARIEGLDTAILTIHGVEALHGCTHDIIPDRIEAGTFLCAVAAACGDVVLERVVPEHIRSLIDLLERAGCAFTEREGPQGTQLRIQRDCGQKLYAKDISTGPFPAFPTDLQAQAMAVMTQSTGISVIRETIFENRFQHAMELERLGANLRIDGSTAIVAGPAPLTGCTVMATDLRASAALVIAGLVAQGRTEIDRIYHLDRGYAGIERKLRDLGARIERVGGGKV, encoded by the coding sequence ATGGATCGCTTGGTCGTCGAAGGTGGAACACCCCTGAGGGGCCGGGTACCGGTATCGGGTGCCAAAAACGCGGCCCTGCCCTGCATCGCCGCCGCCCTCCTGACCGACCAGCCCGTGACGCTGCGACACCTGCCCGCAGTCTCGGACATCCGGACCATGGTGCGGGTGCTCCAGGCCATGGGCACCGAGGCCGAGATCCAACCGGACGACGAGGGCTTCGAGTTCTCCGCCACCCTGAGGGCTGCGGGACCTGACGATGGCGAGCCCAAGGCCCCCTACGAGCTGCTCAAGACCATGCGGGCAGGCTTCTTCGTGCTGGGACCGACCCTCGCCCGCTTCGGCAAGGCCTCGGTCAGCCTTCCGGGCGGCTGTGCCATCGGTGCCCGTCCGGTGAACCTCCACCTGGAGGCCCTGGAGCGCATGGGCGCGGAGCTCCGCATCGATCGCGGCTATGTGGAGGCCCGAGTTCCCGCCGGACGCCTCAAGGGCATTGACCACACCTTCGAAAAGGTGAGCGTCGGGGCCACCGAGAATGTCCTGATGGCCGCCACTCTGGCGCAGGGCACCACGGTGCTGCGCAACGCGGCCCGGGAGCCTGAGATCGGCGACCTGGCCCGCCTGCTCATCGCCATGGGCGCCCGCATCGAGGGCCTGGACACCGCCATCCTCACCATCCATGGCGTGGAGGCCCTCCACGGCTGCACCCATGACATCATCCCCGACCGGATCGAGGCAGGCACCTTCCTCTGCGCCGTGGCCGCCGCCTGCGGGGATGTGGTGCTGGAGCGGGTCGTCCCCGAGCACATCCGCAGCCTCATCGACCTCCTGGAGCGGGCGGGCTGCGCCTTCACCGAGCGCGAGGGCCCCCAGGGCACCCAGCTCCGCATCCAGCGGGACTGCGGCCAGAAGCTCTACGCCAAGGACATCAGCACTGGCCCCTTCCCGGCCTTCCCCACGGACCTGCAGGCCCAGGCCATGGCCGTCATGACCCAGTCCACGGGCATCAGCGTCATCCGGGAGACCATCTTCGAGAACCGCTTCCAGCACGCCATGGAGCTCGAGCGCCTGGGGGCCAACCTCCGCATCGACGGCAGCACGGCCATTGTCGCGGGACCCGCCCCCCTGACCGGCTGCACGGTCATGGCGACGGACCTCAGGGCCAGCGCCGCCCTGGTCATCGCCGGCCTCGTCGCTCAGGGCAGGACGGAGATCGACCGCATCTATCACCTCGACCGCGGCTATGCCGGGATCGAGCGCAAGCTCAGGGACCTGGGTGCCCGGATCGAACGGGTCGGGGGCGGCAAGGTCTGA
- a CDS encoding glycosyltransferase, with amino-acid sequence MTLSLSMIVKNEEAVLGRCLDSVQGLADEVVILDTGSTDGTAALARGRGARVESFTWVDDFAAARNAAIARCTGDWILVLDADEALDPAEHGRLREALEVPGVEAYRVWMRNHLKTGGVFAGEGAVQRNEAPDSPFSHHSTGRRLRLFRRQEGSVFRGRIHEEAESCFQDRGALLRDLEVTIHHFGKTEVDRDKAKQAGYLRIALQEAGERPEEAPVHYNVLQEALMVEDWAVALGAAERYLALAPAAPVFVPLGAGRALNALGRATEALRYFEAVLMQQPGNAAALTGRGEALWQLGRFEEGQAAFLQSMEVDPAYTAPFVHLAKGLKDRGALVEARRVLEAGLDQNPRDEVLWTHLVGLGAQHEPERVAADAWAAILAVPDGGRGIWHQLVVHALLGQGELEDAREVLRRGLLAFPGDPGLKGLLLRLG; translated from the coding sequence GTGACGCTCTCTCTCTCCATGATCGTGAAGAACGAAGAGGCCGTGCTCGGGCGGTGCCTGGACTCCGTGCAGGGCCTGGCGGACGAGGTGGTCATCCTGGACACAGGTTCCACGGATGGCACGGCGGCTTTGGCCCGGGGGAGGGGGGCTCGGGTGGAGAGCTTCACCTGGGTCGATGACTTTGCCGCGGCCCGCAATGCGGCCATCGCCCGCTGCACCGGGGACTGGATCCTGGTGCTGGATGCGGATGAGGCGCTCGACCCCGCCGAGCACGGGCGGTTGCGGGAGGCCCTGGAGGTACCGGGGGTCGAAGCCTACCGTGTCTGGATGCGGAACCACCTCAAGACGGGGGGGGTCTTCGCCGGGGAGGGGGCCGTGCAGCGGAACGAGGCTCCGGACAGCCCCTTCAGCCACCACTCCACCGGAAGGCGCCTGCGTCTCTTCCGGCGCCAGGAGGGGTCGGTCTTCCGGGGGCGCATCCATGAAGAGGCCGAGAGCTGTTTCCAGGATCGCGGGGCGCTCTTGCGGGATCTGGAGGTCACCATCCACCACTTCGGCAAGACGGAGGTCGACCGGGACAAGGCCAAGCAGGCCGGCTACCTCCGCATCGCCCTCCAGGAGGCCGGAGAGCGCCCGGAGGAGGCGCCGGTCCACTACAACGTGCTCCAGGAGGCGCTGATGGTGGAGGACTGGGCGGTGGCCCTGGGGGCCGCGGAGCGCTATCTGGCCCTGGCCCCCGCTGCCCCTGTCTTTGTGCCCCTCGGGGCCGGCCGGGCCCTGAACGCCCTGGGGCGTGCCACCGAGGCGCTCCGGTACTTTGAAGCCGTGTTGATGCAGCAGCCTGGAAACGCTGCGGCGCTCACGGGCCGGGGGGAGGCCCTGTGGCAGCTGGGCCGCTTCGAGGAGGGCCAGGCGGCCTTCCTGCAGTCCATGGAGGTAGATCCCGCCTACACGGCGCCCTTTGTCCATTTGGCGAAAGGCCTCAAGGACCGTGGAGCGCTGGTGGAGGCGAGGCGTGTCCTGGAGGCCGGGCTTGACCAGAACCCCCGGGACGAGGTGCTATGGACCCATCTGGTGGGGCTCGGGGCCCAACATGAGCCCGAGCGGGTGGCCGCGGACGCCTGGGCGGCCATCCTGGCCGTCCCTGATGGAGGGCGGGGCATCTGGCACCAGCTCGTCGTCCACGCCCTCCTGGGCCAGGGAGAGCTGGAAGATGCCCGGGAGGTGCTGCGGCGAGGTCTGCTGGCCTTCCCCGGCGATCCCGGGCTCAAGGGGCTGCTGCTGCGCCTGGGGTGA
- the surE gene encoding 5'/3'-nucleotidase SurE: MRERRILITNDDGLWSPGLDTLTEVASAFGEVLVVAPDRNRSAISSAMSLHNILRVHELGPGRYACDGTPVDCVMVGVRHLLGGAPDWVLAGINHGYNLGEDVFYSGTVGAAFEGCLQGARAAAFSMDVEGDRDAAADWIRRFLGRWEQLELPPNRIWNLNLPKGEIRGFRLAGQDNRKYHDIVEKRLDPRGVPYYWVGGENGPVYARTPGSDAEAVQKGFISVTPLRLDLACPELMGRAGETESLLNGEGGAPL; encoded by the coding sequence ATGCGCGAACGACGGATTCTCATCACCAACGACGATGGTCTCTGGTCCCCGGGGCTGGACACCCTGACAGAGGTGGCCTCAGCGTTCGGCGAGGTCCTGGTGGTGGCCCCGGACCGCAATCGCAGTGCCATCAGCAGCGCCATGAGTCTCCACAACATCCTGCGGGTCCATGAGCTTGGGCCGGGGCGATATGCCTGCGATGGAACCCCGGTGGACTGCGTGATGGTGGGGGTGCGCCACCTCCTCGGAGGGGCGCCGGACTGGGTCCTGGCGGGCATCAACCACGGCTACAACCTCGGGGAGGATGTCTTCTATTCCGGGACGGTCGGAGCGGCCTTCGAAGGGTGCCTCCAGGGGGCCCGGGCTGCGGCCTTCTCCATGGATGTGGAGGGGGACAGGGATGCCGCCGCGGATTGGATCCGCCGCTTTCTCGGTCGCTGGGAGCAGCTGGAGCTCCCCCCCAACCGCATCTGGAATCTGAATCTTCCCAAGGGGGAGATCCGGGGCTTCCGGCTGGCCGGGCAGGACAACCGCAAATACCACGACATCGTGGAGAAGCGACTGGATCCCCGGGGGGTCCCCTATTACTGGGTGGGGGGAGAGAACGGCCCGGTCTATGCCAGAACCCCCGGCAGTGATGCCGAGGCCGTGCAGAAGGGCTTCATCTCGGTCACGCCTCTGCGCCTGGACTTGGCCTGCCCTGAGCTCATGGGCCGGGCCGGGGAGACGGAAAGCCTGCTCAACGGAGAGGGCGGGGCCCCACTCTGA
- a CDS encoding serine hydrolase produces MGYRPMARRLLTLALAALAPLAAGTPPHRHHKKVGKTTKVVRTEKPAKTGKKARPRHPARVHQVITHPRGQAAPRTLALNSASALVLDQQSGSALYEKAPDNIHPIASITKLMTAMVVLDARQNPDEQLTILQEDVDTLRHSRSRLPVGTVLTRREAIHLALMSSENRAAHALGRTYPGGLAACVSAMNTKARNLGLVHTAFADPAGLDERNTSSARELAQMVRNAYSYAEIRQDTTSAETDLPQGRRQLHFINTSRLVRGGKWDIGLSKTGFVDEAGHCLVMQAKLASRQVFIILLDGQGKLTPFGDATRIKQWIERRS; encoded by the coding sequence ATGGGATACCGGCCAATGGCCCGCCGCCTTCTGACGCTTGCCCTGGCGGCCCTGGCACCTCTGGCAGCCGGTACCCCCCCTCACCGGCACCACAAGAAGGTCGGCAAGACCACCAAAGTCGTGAGGACGGAAAAGCCCGCCAAGACAGGGAAGAAGGCAAGACCTCGCCACCCAGCCCGGGTGCACCAGGTCATCACCCACCCCAGGGGCCAGGCGGCCCCCCGCACCCTGGCTCTCAACAGCGCCTCAGCCCTGGTGCTGGACCAGCAGTCCGGATCTGCCCTCTATGAGAAGGCCCCGGACAACATCCATCCCATCGCCTCCATCACCAAGCTGATGACCGCCATGGTGGTCCTGGACGCCCGGCAGAATCCCGACGAGCAGCTCACCATCCTCCAGGAGGATGTGGACACCCTCCGCCACAGTCGCTCCCGGCTTCCTGTGGGCACGGTGCTCACCCGGCGGGAGGCCATCCACCTCGCCCTGATGTCCAGCGAGAACCGGGCGGCCCATGCCCTGGGACGCACCTACCCCGGCGGGCTGGCAGCCTGCGTATCGGCCATGAACACTAAGGCGCGCAACCTGGGACTGGTCCACACGGCCTTCGCCGATCCAGCCGGTCTCGATGAGCGGAACACCTCCAGCGCCCGGGAACTGGCCCAGATGGTCCGCAACGCTTACAGCTATGCGGAGATCCGCCAGGACACCACCAGCGCGGAGACGGACCTCCCGCAGGGGAGGCGTCAGCTCCACTTCATCAACACCAGCCGCCTTGTCCGGGGGGGGAAGTGGGACATCGGCCTCTCCAAGACCGGCTTTGTGGATGAGGCCGGCCACTGCCTCGTCATGCAGGCCAAGCTCGCCTCCAGGCAGGTCTTCATCATCCTCCTGGATGGCCAGGGCAAGCTCACCCCCTTCGGAGACGCCACCCGCATCAAGCAGTGGATCGAGCGCCGCTCCTGA
- a CDS encoding bacteriohemerythrin yields MQTEQPIAWTPDLETGHPEIDAQHKTLVQALVKLHAAIEAGQGEEELGWCLSFLKAYTRVHFRTEEALLQTASLDLAAHRRAHAEFLQNVDQLFARFLRGELGVITETERSLQHWLLEHIQSDDRVLTEIPPRP; encoded by the coding sequence ATGCAGACTGAGCAGCCCATCGCCTGGACTCCGGACCTGGAGACGGGTCACCCTGAGATCGACGCCCAGCACAAGACCCTGGTGCAGGCTCTGGTGAAGCTCCACGCCGCCATTGAGGCCGGCCAGGGCGAGGAGGAACTGGGCTGGTGCCTCTCCTTCCTCAAGGCCTACACCAGGGTCCACTTCAGGACCGAGGAGGCCCTACTGCAGACGGCCTCCCTGGATCTGGCGGCGCACCGCCGGGCCCATGCGGAGTTCCTGCAGAACGTGGACCAGCTCTTCGCGCGATTCCTCCGCGGAGAACTCGGGGTGATCACCGAGACCGAACGCTCTCTGCAACACTGGCTCCTGGAGCACATCCAGAGCGATGACCGCGTCCTGACAGAGATCCCCCCCCGCCCTTGA
- a CDS encoding MerR family transcriptional regulator — protein sequence MERQWFKIGETALRLGVKPKDLRYWEQIIPEIRPRRSQGNLRYYHRDDLPRLERIRKWLEEGLTVADCRQLLLTGQLARGFDFGDEEEEEPAHLPPPRTPRQTSAPTRPAPTDIQVLLDMLSTLQKRLALPPGASRSFPKTRP from the coding sequence ATGGAGCGCCAGTGGTTCAAGATCGGGGAGACGGCCCTCCGTCTCGGGGTCAAGCCCAAGGATCTGCGCTACTGGGAGCAGATCATCCCGGAGATCCGCCCCAGGCGCAGCCAGGGCAATCTCCGCTACTACCACCGCGATGACCTCCCGCGATTGGAGCGCATCCGCAAGTGGCTCGAGGAGGGCCTCACCGTAGCGGACTGCCGCCAGCTCCTTCTGACCGGTCAGCTGGCCCGAGGTTTCGACTTCGGCGATGAGGAAGAGGAGGAACCCGCCCACCTCCCTCCCCCCCGCACCCCCCGCCAGACCTCGGCCCCGACCCGACCAGCCCCGACGGATATACAGGTCCTACTAGACATGCTAAGCACACTCCAGAAACGCCTCGCCCTCCCCCCCGGAGCATCTCGTTCCTTCCCGAAAACCAGACCTTGA
- a CDS encoding sigma-54 dependent transcriptional regulator, which translates to MRPAPAILIVDDEPGIRRTLGEALSEEGHTVLKAERGEQALELLQNPDSESIALVLLDVWLPGIDGLETLKQARELRPELPVVMISGHASIDTALHATRLGAFDFLEKPIDLDRLLLVVGNALKQRRLESENQRLRQEMDRGRFFMAESPAMKRLLADVDLVAPTEGRVLLTGENGSGKEEVARRLHDLSPRNKGPFVEVNCAAIPEELIESELFGHVKGAFTGAIRDQKGKFREADGGTLFLDEVGDMSLKTQAKVLRALQEGRVEPIGGGGAVGVDVRVIAATNKDLTEEIKSGRFREDLYFRLAVVPLRVPPLRERAEELILLADAFLSRCAAAQGKTPKRLAPEARDTLLRHDWPGNVRELKNLMERAMILARGSEIASRDLGPLAVRHLVEPDPFSFPEFTSLREAREWFEGVYIQREMKLQNGNMTRVAERLGLDRSNLYKRLKTLGIEARET; encoded by the coding sequence ATGCGCCCCGCACCGGCAATCCTCATCGTCGACGACGAACCCGGCATCCGCCGGACCCTGGGGGAGGCCCTGAGCGAGGAGGGCCACACCGTCCTGAAGGCGGAGCGTGGCGAGCAGGCCCTGGAGCTCCTCCAGAACCCCGACAGCGAGAGCATCGCCCTGGTGCTCCTGGATGTCTGGCTGCCGGGCATCGATGGCCTGGAAACCCTGAAGCAGGCCAGGGAGCTGCGGCCGGAGCTGCCCGTGGTCATGATCTCCGGCCATGCCAGCATCGATACAGCCCTCCACGCCACCCGCCTGGGGGCCTTCGACTTCCTGGAGAAGCCCATCGACCTGGACCGGCTCCTGCTGGTGGTGGGCAATGCCCTCAAGCAAAGACGTCTGGAGAGCGAGAACCAACGCCTGCGGCAGGAGATGGACCGCGGACGCTTCTTCATGGCCGAGAGCCCCGCCATGAAGCGCCTCCTCGCCGATGTGGACCTGGTGGCCCCCACCGAGGGCCGGGTGCTCCTCACCGGCGAGAACGGCAGTGGAAAGGAAGAGGTGGCCCGCCGCCTCCATGACCTCAGCCCCCGGAACAAGGGCCCCTTCGTGGAGGTCAACTGCGCCGCCATTCCCGAGGAGCTCATCGAGTCGGAGCTCTTCGGACACGTGAAGGGCGCCTTCACCGGAGCCATCCGGGACCAGAAGGGCAAGTTCAGGGAGGCCGACGGAGGCACCCTCTTCCTGGACGAGGTGGGGGACATGTCCCTCAAGACCCAGGCCAAGGTCCTCCGAGCCCTGCAGGAGGGCCGGGTCGAGCCCATCGGGGGCGGAGGCGCCGTGGGCGTGGATGTCCGGGTCATCGCCGCCACCAACAAGGATCTGACAGAGGAGATCAAGAGCGGCCGTTTCCGGGAGGACCTCTACTTTCGGCTGGCCGTGGTGCCCCTGCGGGTCCCCCCCCTCCGGGAGCGGGCCGAAGAGCTCATCCTGCTGGCCGACGCCTTCCTCTCCCGCTGCGCCGCGGCCCAGGGGAAGACCCCCAAGCGCCTGGCACCGGAGGCCCGGGACACCCTGCTTCGCCATGACTGGCCGGGCAATGTCCGGGAACTCAAGAACCTGATGGAGCGGGCCATGATCCTGGCCCGGGGCAGCGAGATCGCCTCCAGGGACCTGGGCCCGCTGGCCGTGCGCCACTTGGTGGAGCCCGACCCCTTCTCCTTCCCTGAGTTCACGAGCCTCCGGGAGGCCCGCGAGTGGTTCGAAGGCGTTTACATCCAGCGGGAGATGAAGCTCCAGAACGGCAACATGACCCGCGTAGCAGAGCGCCTGGGCCTTGACCGGTCCAACCTCTACAAGCGTCTCAAGACCCTCGGCATCGAGGCCCGGGAGACCTGA
- a CDS encoding TatD family hydrolase, with the protein MLVDAHCHLPEGEVEAEEVLDRARAAGVGGFVAVAAEMPDAERILAMARRRPDVAASLGVHPHEASTWTPEDATRLEALAAEPEVRFLGETGLDWHYDLSPREAQEAVFRAQIRMARRLEKPLMIHTRAAGQETLRILREEGVPERVGMIHCFSEDRAFAEAALDMGFYLSFSGMITFPKAADIAAVAAWAPLDRVLVETDSPYLAPVPHRGRRNEPAHVTHVVRRLAELKGLSPEVLAERTTRNLEALCGWAPCS; encoded by the coding sequence ATGCTGGTGGATGCCCATTGCCACCTGCCCGAGGGCGAGGTGGAGGCGGAAGAGGTCCTGGATCGTGCCCGGGCAGCAGGGGTCGGGGGCTTTGTGGCGGTGGCCGCTGAGATGCCCGACGCAGAGAGGATCCTGGCCATGGCGCGTCGTCGGCCGGATGTGGCCGCCAGCCTGGGGGTCCACCCTCACGAAGCCAGCACCTGGACGCCTGAGGATGCCACCCGTCTGGAAGCCCTCGCCGCTGAACCGGAGGTGCGCTTCCTCGGCGAGACCGGGCTGGACTGGCACTATGACCTGAGCCCCCGCGAGGCGCAGGAGGCGGTCTTCCGGGCCCAGATCCGGATGGCCCGCAGGCTGGAGAAGCCCCTGATGATCCATACCCGGGCGGCTGGGCAGGAGACCCTGCGCATCCTGCGGGAGGAGGGGGTGCCCGAGCGGGTGGGCATGATCCACTGCTTCAGCGAGGATCGAGCCTTTGCCGAGGCTGCCTTGGACATGGGCTTCTATCTGAGCTTCTCCGGGATGATCACCTTTCCCAAGGCCGCCGATATCGCTGCCGTGGCCGCCTGGGCTCCCCTTGACCGGGTCCTGGTGGAGACGGACTCACCGTACCTGGCTCCGGTGCCCCACCGGGGGCGTCGCAATGAGCCTGCCCATGTGACCCATGTGGTCCGTCGTCTGGCCGAGCTCAAGGGCCTGAGTCCGGAAGTCCTGGCAGAGCGGACCACTCGCAATCTGGAGGCCCTGTGCGGCTGGGCGCCCTGTTCCTGA
- a CDS encoding STAS/SEC14 domain-containing protein: MATITVVDSPSITLWYHSDTRIIHHQIHKYTFGEVLRDALNKGVALMSQHHAVKWLSDDRNNGPLPPEDMEWNRTVWVPQVVKAGWKYWALVVPEKAVAQMNMKRFQAEFAAAGVTVQTFTDPDAAMKWLEAQG; encoded by the coding sequence ATGGCGACGATCACTGTTGTGGACAGCCCCAGCATCACCCTCTGGTACCACTCCGACACCAGGATCATTCACCATCAGATCCACAAGTACACCTTCGGTGAGGTGCTCAGGGATGCCTTGAACAAGGGGGTGGCGCTCATGAGCCAGCACCACGCGGTCAAGTGGCTCTCGGATGACCGGAACAACGGACCCCTGCCCCCCGAGGACATGGAGTGGAACCGGACTGTGTGGGTTCCCCAGGTGGTGAAGGCAGGCTGGAAGTACTGGGCCCTGGTGGTGCCGGAGAAGGCTGTGGCCCAGATGAACATGAAGCGCTTCCAGGCCGAGTTCGCCGCCGCCGGTGTGACGGTCCAGACCTTCACTGACCCCGATGCCGCCATGAAGTGGCTGGAGGCCCAGGGTTGA
- a CDS encoding YaiO family outer membrane beta-barrel protein, with translation MKALLATLLISTALQGQSTGVAPTFQASLGGSFQGFTGITGPWRSWSLGGAYLGDPKGPWTLDLLGFDRPEGNAALLALGRQLSFGQATWVAAHLAAGAGKDYLPRFRAEADMNLTLSGPWGLGLMGGYSAYTDGISSTLLQAGPSYTGITWALSARWQVIRYNPEGGSDGGAILDLRRQNPGGRGWHSLRLAWGHGIVESTQGTTSLAGPTGSPGGASGGGFGQSPGGGNGSGRVWLRSQGSTGTTGDLPTEALASLFSEWPLGKALALRTEAAWGGWRGGEHFWSGSAQLLCRF, from the coding sequence ATGAAAGCCCTGCTCGCCACCCTCCTGATCAGCACGGCCCTCCAGGGCCAGAGTACCGGAGTCGCCCCGACCTTCCAGGCCAGCCTGGGGGGAAGCTTCCAGGGCTTCACCGGGATCACGGGCCCCTGGCGGAGCTGGAGCCTCGGAGGGGCCTACCTCGGGGACCCCAAAGGCCCCTGGACCCTTGACCTCCTGGGGTTCGACCGCCCTGAGGGCAATGCCGCCCTCCTCGCCCTGGGCAGACAGCTGTCCTTCGGCCAGGCCACCTGGGTCGCCGCCCACCTTGCCGCCGGGGCGGGGAAGGACTACCTCCCCCGCTTCCGGGCAGAGGCTGACATGAACCTGACCCTCTCCGGCCCATGGGGCCTCGGCCTCATGGGAGGTTACAGCGCCTACACCGATGGCATCAGCTCCACTCTCCTGCAGGCCGGCCCCTCCTACACCGGAATCACCTGGGCCCTGAGCGCCAGGTGGCAGGTGATCCGCTACAACCCGGAGGGCGGGAGTGACGGGGGCGCCATCCTGGATCTGAGGCGCCAGAACCCTGGGGGCCGGGGATGGCACAGCCTGCGTTTGGCTTGGGGGCACGGCATCGTCGAATCCACTCAGGGCACGACCTCCTTGGCGGGACCCACCGGTTCCCCGGGGGGCGCATCGGGGGGCGGATTCGGCCAGAGCCCCGGCGGCGGGAACGGATCAGGCCGGGTCTGGCTCCGATCCCAGGGCTCCACCGGTACCACCGGAGACCTGCCCACCGAGGCACTGGCCAGCCTGTTCTCTGAGTGGCCCCTTGGCAAGGCCCTGGCCCTCAGGACCGAAGCGGCCTGGGGTGGCTGGCGGGGCGGCGAGCACTTCTGGAGCGGTTCGGCGCAGCTCCTCTGCCGCTTCTGA